A single window of Rhipicephalus microplus isolate Deutch F79 chromosome 5, USDA_Rmic, whole genome shotgun sequence DNA harbors:
- the LOC119174912 gene encoding uncharacterized protein LOC119174912 isoform X2 — protein MSAELSLQGDDFTRQMWHMYNTFEDVVVGGTLPPTDQPAAGDAQQQQQQHTLPPSQQPPPPAAADDTAAPAAIAVGGLRGDDAATPAQTTAAPRPPKPVRIPSSPDVRRDASSPTASPGARRKKRPMSQRCSYAACGSSGSSTSSSSSGSQQQRSSLSSSGNPLLDTIGSMTYDPCCESDDYYDLASVYLQRRQARQHSDGESIAYAGSIDSGYKSLCPTPEIPDYDAEAKSSSKAAVALAQPSTAAATSRLAAPASAGGQQGHKPTQEELDADLDHLMQLRQSLLTAIARCESPVSPKSSSSSPRAGSAGDKTVRFSTEKLTSAPSCSPAKAPGTRAKPILKDPLCANLRANLERPDSGGTLEEEIDSLLCGGKPDYYDLDARFPPSTYVTMVEEKYRSNAGYSVAKVKCLKDKCQETSKDHNNAALTAEPSRRSQSHSRQQHQKPQHHQLDTIPLAMGTYNPPIAPIEPTVSRSERSVTGHPVPAPRVTATHGMTAAGSVKPCSVKPTIMRSAKSRFNEVAKCMLEIIEDLQHKKITEPRPAKISSSKLSVTATTAASSASQPLRDTHIGGSRGGPTAVQSQQQQQQTQRPLSDSEYHVYEEVLYDFVNSAGSVTSELQRPPPPLPARPSEPGHRPKQRSNLYSLVRNQEERRNISKSLEQEWSGDRAGRLEDEYGFRSVTNS, from the exons ACGCTGCCGCCTACTGACCAGCCGGCCGCCGGTGACgcccagcagcaacagcagcagcacacCTTGCCGCCGAGTCAACAACCGCCACCGCCAGCAGCAGCCGACGACACTGCAGCTCCTGCCGCCATCGCTGTCGGCGGCCTGCGCGGAGACGACGCTGCCACCCCGGCACAGACGACGGCCGCTCCGCGACCGCCGAAGCCCGTCCGCATCCCGTCGTCGCCCGACGTGCGGCGAGACGCGTCGTCGCCGACGGCGTCGCCCGGCGCCCGCCGGAAGAAGAGGCCAATGTCTCAGCGCTGCTCGTACGCTGCTTGCGGTAGCAGCGGAAGCAGCACCAGTAGTAGCAGTAGCGGCAGCCAGCAGCAGCGAAGCTCCCTGTCTTCCTCCGGCAATCCGCTGCTGGACACGATTGGCTCCATGACGTACGACCCTTGCTGCGAGTCGGACGACTACTACGACCTCGCCAGCGTGTACCTACAGCGGCGCCAGGCGCGCCAGCACAGCGACGGCGAGTCCATCGCGTACGCGGGCTCTATCGACAGCGGCTACAAGAGCCTGTGCCCGACGCCCGAGATACCGGACTACGATGCCGAGGCCAAATCTTCCAGTAAGGCTGCCGTCGCTCTGGCACAACCCTCTACGGCCGCCGCGACGTCCAGGCTCGCAGCACCTGCTTCCGCGGGAGGACAACAGGGCCACAAGCCGACGCAGGAGGAGCTTGACGCCGACCTGGACCACCTGATGCAGCTGCGCCAGTCCCTGCTGACGGCCATTGCTCGTTGCGAGTCACCGGTGAGTCCGAAGAGCAGTAGCAGCAGCCCCCGTGCGGGCTCGGCGGGTGACAAGACGGTGAGGTTCAGCACCGAGAAGCTGACCTCGGCGCCCTCGTGCTCGCCGGCCAAGGCACCCGGAACGCGGGCCAAGCCTATCCTCAAGGACCCGCTTTGCGCCAATCTACGTGCCAACCTCGAAAGGCCCGACAGTGGTGGGACCTTGGAAGAAGAGATCGACAGCCTCCTTTGTGGAGGCAAACCCGACTACTACGACCTGGATGCCCGGTTCCCGCCGTCAACGTACGTGACCATGGTTGAGGAGAAGTACCGCTCCAACGCGGGATACAGCGTCGCCAAGGTCAAGTGCTTGAAAG ATAAATGCCAAGAGACCTCCAAAGACCATAATAACGCAGCGTTGACAGCCGAACCAAGCCGACGTTCTCAAAGTCACAGTAGGCAACAGCACCAAAAGCCACAACACCACCAACTGGATACCATACCACTGGCAATGGGCACGTACAACCCCCCTATTGCTCCTATTGAGCCAACTGTTTCGCGCTCAGAGAGGAGTGTCACTGGCCACCCTGTACCCGCACCGCGCGTTACAGCCACTCACGGCATGACCGCTGCCGGCAGTGTGAAGCCGTGTTCTGTCAAGCCTACCATCATGCGCTCTGCCAAGTCACGCTTCAACGAGGTCGCCAAGTGCATGCTCGAGATTATCGAGGACCTTCAGCACAAGAAGATCACGGAGCCTCGACCAGCGAAGATTTCTTCCAGCAAGCTGTCCGTGACGGCTACAACAGCTGCCTCGTCTGCATCGCAGCCTCTACGGGACACTCACATAGGTGGTTCCAGAGGAGGGCCCACAGCGGTGCAGtcacaacaacagcagcagcagacaCAGAGGCCACTCTCAGACTCGGAGTACCACGTCTACGAGGAGGTCTTGTACGACTTTGTGAATTCGGCCGGGAGTGTGACGTCAGAGCTTCAGCGGCCGCCCCCGCCACTTCCGGCGAGGCCCAGTGAACCAGGCCACCGACCCAAGCAGAGGAGCAACCTGTACTCTCTTGTACGCAACCAGGAGGAGAGGCGCAACATATCGAAGTCGCTCGAACAGGAATGGTCCGGTGACCGGGCAGGACGGTTGGAAGACGAGTACGGGTTTCGCTCTGTGACCAACTCTTAA
- the LOC119174912 gene encoding uncharacterized protein LOC119174912 isoform X1: MATAKEPPKMDDLLQKLRRSIAELSLQGDDFTRQMWHMYNTFEDVVVGGTLPPTDQPAAGDAQQQQQQHTLPPSQQPPPPAAADDTAAPAAIAVGGLRGDDAATPAQTTAAPRPPKPVRIPSSPDVRRDASSPTASPGARRKKRPMSQRCSYAACGSSGSSTSSSSSGSQQQRSSLSSSGNPLLDTIGSMTYDPCCESDDYYDLASVYLQRRQARQHSDGESIAYAGSIDSGYKSLCPTPEIPDYDAEAKSSSKAAVALAQPSTAAATSRLAAPASAGGQQGHKPTQEELDADLDHLMQLRQSLLTAIARCESPVSPKSSSSSPRAGSAGDKTVRFSTEKLTSAPSCSPAKAPGTRAKPILKDPLCANLRANLERPDSGGTLEEEIDSLLCGGKPDYYDLDARFPPSTYVTMVEEKYRSNAGYSVAKVKCLKDKCQETSKDHNNAALTAEPSRRSQSHSRQQHQKPQHHQLDTIPLAMGTYNPPIAPIEPTVSRSERSVTGHPVPAPRVTATHGMTAAGSVKPCSVKPTIMRSAKSRFNEVAKCMLEIIEDLQHKKITEPRPAKISSSKLSVTATTAASSASQPLRDTHIGGSRGGPTAVQSQQQQQQTQRPLSDSEYHVYEEVLYDFVNSAGSVTSELQRPPPPLPARPSEPGHRPKQRSNLYSLVRNQEERRNISKSLEQEWSGDRAGRLEDEYGFRSVTNS; the protein is encoded by the exons ACGCTGCCGCCTACTGACCAGCCGGCCGCCGGTGACgcccagcagcaacagcagcagcacacCTTGCCGCCGAGTCAACAACCGCCACCGCCAGCAGCAGCCGACGACACTGCAGCTCCTGCCGCCATCGCTGTCGGCGGCCTGCGCGGAGACGACGCTGCCACCCCGGCACAGACGACGGCCGCTCCGCGACCGCCGAAGCCCGTCCGCATCCCGTCGTCGCCCGACGTGCGGCGAGACGCGTCGTCGCCGACGGCGTCGCCCGGCGCCCGCCGGAAGAAGAGGCCAATGTCTCAGCGCTGCTCGTACGCTGCTTGCGGTAGCAGCGGAAGCAGCACCAGTAGTAGCAGTAGCGGCAGCCAGCAGCAGCGAAGCTCCCTGTCTTCCTCCGGCAATCCGCTGCTGGACACGATTGGCTCCATGACGTACGACCCTTGCTGCGAGTCGGACGACTACTACGACCTCGCCAGCGTGTACCTACAGCGGCGCCAGGCGCGCCAGCACAGCGACGGCGAGTCCATCGCGTACGCGGGCTCTATCGACAGCGGCTACAAGAGCCTGTGCCCGACGCCCGAGATACCGGACTACGATGCCGAGGCCAAATCTTCCAGTAAGGCTGCCGTCGCTCTGGCACAACCCTCTACGGCCGCCGCGACGTCCAGGCTCGCAGCACCTGCTTCCGCGGGAGGACAACAGGGCCACAAGCCGACGCAGGAGGAGCTTGACGCCGACCTGGACCACCTGATGCAGCTGCGCCAGTCCCTGCTGACGGCCATTGCTCGTTGCGAGTCACCGGTGAGTCCGAAGAGCAGTAGCAGCAGCCCCCGTGCGGGCTCGGCGGGTGACAAGACGGTGAGGTTCAGCACCGAGAAGCTGACCTCGGCGCCCTCGTGCTCGCCGGCCAAGGCACCCGGAACGCGGGCCAAGCCTATCCTCAAGGACCCGCTTTGCGCCAATCTACGTGCCAACCTCGAAAGGCCCGACAGTGGTGGGACCTTGGAAGAAGAGATCGACAGCCTCCTTTGTGGAGGCAAACCCGACTACTACGACCTGGATGCCCGGTTCCCGCCGTCAACGTACGTGACCATGGTTGAGGAGAAGTACCGCTCCAACGCGGGATACAGCGTCGCCAAGGTCAAGTGCTTGAAAG ATAAATGCCAAGAGACCTCCAAAGACCATAATAACGCAGCGTTGACAGCCGAACCAAGCCGACGTTCTCAAAGTCACAGTAGGCAACAGCACCAAAAGCCACAACACCACCAACTGGATACCATACCACTGGCAATGGGCACGTACAACCCCCCTATTGCTCCTATTGAGCCAACTGTTTCGCGCTCAGAGAGGAGTGTCACTGGCCACCCTGTACCCGCACCGCGCGTTACAGCCACTCACGGCATGACCGCTGCCGGCAGTGTGAAGCCGTGTTCTGTCAAGCCTACCATCATGCGCTCTGCCAAGTCACGCTTCAACGAGGTCGCCAAGTGCATGCTCGAGATTATCGAGGACCTTCAGCACAAGAAGATCACGGAGCCTCGACCAGCGAAGATTTCTTCCAGCAAGCTGTCCGTGACGGCTACAACAGCTGCCTCGTCTGCATCGCAGCCTCTACGGGACACTCACATAGGTGGTTCCAGAGGAGGGCCCACAGCGGTGCAGtcacaacaacagcagcagcagacaCAGAGGCCACTCTCAGACTCGGAGTACCACGTCTACGAGGAGGTCTTGTACGACTTTGTGAATTCGGCCGGGAGTGTGACGTCAGAGCTTCAGCGGCCGCCCCCGCCACTTCCGGCGAGGCCCAGTGAACCAGGCCACCGACCCAAGCAGAGGAGCAACCTGTACTCTCTTGTACGCAACCAGGAGGAGAGGCGCAACATATCGAAGTCGCTCGAACAGGAATGGTCCGGTGACCGGGCAGGACGGTTGGAAGACGAGTACGGGTTTCGCTCTGTGACCAACTCTTAA